The proteins below come from a single Drosophila kikkawai strain 14028-0561.14 chromosome 3R, DkikHiC1v2, whole genome shotgun sequence genomic window:
- the Men-b gene encoding NADP-dependent malic enzyme isoform X1 — protein sequence MLSRPSLCGTVGKLCRCSASATATAAGATSATVPATRRYHEVVGDIITPSQVRGIDHIRDPRLNKGLAFTLEERQTLGIHGLQPARFKTQEEQLQLCKIAVNRYTEPLNKYLYLSDLYDRNERLFFRFLSENIEDLMPIVYTPTVGLACQRFGLIYRRPHGLFVTYNDRGHIFDVMKNWPEPNVRAICVTDGERILGLGDLGACGMGIPVGKLALYTALAGIKPHQCLPIVVDVGTNNIDLLEDPLYVGLRQKRVVGREYDDFIDEFMEAVVRRYGQNTLIQFEDFGNHNAFRFLDKYRNTYCTFNDDIQGTAAVAVAGLYASKRITGKSFKDYTFLFAGAGEAAIGIADLTVKAMVQEGVPIEEAYNRIYMVDIDGLLTKSRKVGNLEGHKVNYAKDVAPMTDLAEIVSTIKPSVLIGASAAAGIFTPEILRTMGDNNERPVVFALSNPTSKAECTAEDAYKHTDARVIFSSGSPFPPVTMGDKTYYPGQGNNAYIFPGVGLGVICTGTHHIPDEMFLIAAQELANFVEPSDIERGSLYPPLSSIRDVSMNIAIGVTKCAYDRGLASTYPEPQDKRKWLEMQLYNFNYETSMPATWVWPRMPYIKTRELVPTDLYGKQKKKEEIM from the exons TTTGTGCGGAACTGTGGGCAAACTATGCCGCTGCAGCGCctcagccacagccacagcagcgGGCGCCACATCAGCAACAGTGCCGGCCACACGGCGGTACCATGAGGTGGTGGGTGACATTATTACACCGTCGCAGGTGCGCGGCATCGATCACATTCGCGATCCTCGTTTGAATAAG GGCCTGGCCTTTACCCTCGAGGAGCGACAGACTCTGGGCATTCATGGCCTGCAGCCTGCCCGCTTCAAGacgcaggaggagcagctacAGCTGTGCAAGATCGCCGTGAATCGCTACACGGAGCCGCTGAACAAGTACCTGTACCTGAGCGATCTGTACGACCGGAATGAGCGTTTGTTCTTCCGTTTCCTCTCCGAGAACATTGAGGATTTGATGCCAATTGTGTACACGCCCACGGTGGGTTTGGCCTGCCAGCGCTTTGGCCTGATCTACAGGCGTCCGCATGGTCTCTTCGTGACGTACAACGATCGCGGGCACATCTTCGATGTGATGAAGAACTGGCCGGAGCCGAATGTCCGCGCCATCTGCGTGACGGATGGCGAGCGCATCCTGGGACTGGGCGATCTGGGTGCCTGTGGCATGGGCATTCCCGTGGGCAAGCTGGCCTTGTACACGGCTCTGGCTGGTATAAAGCCCCACCAGTGCCTGCCCATTGTGGTGGATGTGGGCACCAACAACATCGATCTGCTGGAGGATCCTCTGTACGTGGGACTGCGCCAGAAGCGAGTGGTTGGCCGGGAGTACGACGACTTCATCGACGAGTTCATGGAAGCCGTGGTGCGGCGATATGGCCAGAACACGCTCATTCAGTTCGAGGACTTTGGCAACCACAATGCATTTAGGTTCCTGGACAAGTACCGCAACACGTATTGCACCTTCAACGACGACATCCAGGGAACCGCCGCCGTAGCTGTGGCTGGACTGTATGCCTCCAAGCGGATTACGGGCAAGTCCTTCAAGGATTACACCTTCCTGTTCGCCGGAGCTGGTGAGGCGGCCATCGGCATTGCCGATCTCACGGTCAAGGCCATGGTCCAGGAGGGTGTGCCCATTGAGGAGGCATACAACCGCATCTACATGGTGGATATTGACGGTCTGCTGACCAAGTCCCGTAAGGTGGGCAACCTGGAGGGCCACAAGGTCAACTACGCCAAGGACGTAGCGCCCATGACGGATCTCGCCGAGATTGTGTCCACCATTAAGCCGAGT GTGCTCATTGGTGCTTCGGCCGCTGCCGGCATCTTTACTCCAGAGATCCTGCGCACGATGGGTGATAACAACGAGAGGCCCGTGGTCTTTGCTTTGTCCAATCCCACCAGCAAGGCAGAGTGCACCGCCGAGGATGCCTACAAGCACACAGAT GCTCGCGTGATCTTCTCGTCGGGCTCTCCGTTCCCACCGGTCACAATGGGCGATAAGACCTACTATCCCGGTCAGGGCAACAATGCCTACATCTTTCCGGGCGTCGGCTTGGGCGTGATCTGCACGGGCACGCATCACATACCCGACGAAATGTTCCTCATTGCCGCCCAGGAGCTGGCCAACTTTGTGGAGCCCAGCGACATTGAGCGCGGATCGCTGTACCCGCCCCTGTCTAGCATCCGGGATGTGTCCATGAACATTGCCATTGGCGTGACCAAGTGCGCCTACGATAGAG GCCTGGCATCCACCTACCCGGAACCGCAGGACAAGCGCAAGTGGCTGGAAATGCAGCTGTACAACTTCAACTACGAGACCTCGATGCCGGCGACCTGGGTCTGGCCGCGGATGCCCTACATTAAGACTCGTGAATTAGTGCCCACGGATCTCTACGGAAAGCAAA agaaaaaagaagaaattatgtaa
- the Men-b gene encoding NADP-dependent malic enzyme isoform X2 has protein sequence MLSRPSLCGTVGKLCRCSASATATAAGATSATVPATRRYHEVVGDIITPSQVRGIDHIRDPRLNKGLAFTLEERQTLGIHGLQPARFKTQEEQLQLCKIAVNRYTEPLNKYLYLSDLYDRNERLFFRFLSENIEDLMPIVYTPTVGLACQRFGLIYRRPHGLFVTYNDRGHIFDVMKNWPEPNVRAICVTDGERILGLGDLGACGMGIPVGKLALYTALAGIKPHQCLPIVVDVGTNNIDLLEDPLYVGLRQKRVVGREYDDFIDEFMEAVVRRYGQNTLIQFEDFGNHNAFRFLDKYRNTYCTFNDDIQGTAAVAVAGLYASKRITGKSFKDYTFLFAGAGEAAIGIADLTVKAMVQEGVPIEEAYNRIYMVDIDGLLTKSRKVGNLEGHKVNYAKDVAPMTDLAEIVSTIKPSVLIGASAAAGIFTPEILRTMGDNNERPVVFALSNPTSKAECTAEDAYKHTDARVIFSSGSPFPPVTMGDKTYYPGQGNNAYIFPGVGLGVICTGTHHIPDEMFLIAAQELANFVEPSDIERGSLYPPLSSIRDVSMNIAIGVTKCAYDRGLASTYPEPQDKRKWLEMQLYNFNYETSMPATWVWPRMPYIKTREESPLIAAIK, from the exons TTTGTGCGGAACTGTGGGCAAACTATGCCGCTGCAGCGCctcagccacagccacagcagcgGGCGCCACATCAGCAACAGTGCCGGCCACACGGCGGTACCATGAGGTGGTGGGTGACATTATTACACCGTCGCAGGTGCGCGGCATCGATCACATTCGCGATCCTCGTTTGAATAAG GGCCTGGCCTTTACCCTCGAGGAGCGACAGACTCTGGGCATTCATGGCCTGCAGCCTGCCCGCTTCAAGacgcaggaggagcagctacAGCTGTGCAAGATCGCCGTGAATCGCTACACGGAGCCGCTGAACAAGTACCTGTACCTGAGCGATCTGTACGACCGGAATGAGCGTTTGTTCTTCCGTTTCCTCTCCGAGAACATTGAGGATTTGATGCCAATTGTGTACACGCCCACGGTGGGTTTGGCCTGCCAGCGCTTTGGCCTGATCTACAGGCGTCCGCATGGTCTCTTCGTGACGTACAACGATCGCGGGCACATCTTCGATGTGATGAAGAACTGGCCGGAGCCGAATGTCCGCGCCATCTGCGTGACGGATGGCGAGCGCATCCTGGGACTGGGCGATCTGGGTGCCTGTGGCATGGGCATTCCCGTGGGCAAGCTGGCCTTGTACACGGCTCTGGCTGGTATAAAGCCCCACCAGTGCCTGCCCATTGTGGTGGATGTGGGCACCAACAACATCGATCTGCTGGAGGATCCTCTGTACGTGGGACTGCGCCAGAAGCGAGTGGTTGGCCGGGAGTACGACGACTTCATCGACGAGTTCATGGAAGCCGTGGTGCGGCGATATGGCCAGAACACGCTCATTCAGTTCGAGGACTTTGGCAACCACAATGCATTTAGGTTCCTGGACAAGTACCGCAACACGTATTGCACCTTCAACGACGACATCCAGGGAACCGCCGCCGTAGCTGTGGCTGGACTGTATGCCTCCAAGCGGATTACGGGCAAGTCCTTCAAGGATTACACCTTCCTGTTCGCCGGAGCTGGTGAGGCGGCCATCGGCATTGCCGATCTCACGGTCAAGGCCATGGTCCAGGAGGGTGTGCCCATTGAGGAGGCATACAACCGCATCTACATGGTGGATATTGACGGTCTGCTGACCAAGTCCCGTAAGGTGGGCAACCTGGAGGGCCACAAGGTCAACTACGCCAAGGACGTAGCGCCCATGACGGATCTCGCCGAGATTGTGTCCACCATTAAGCCGAGT GTGCTCATTGGTGCTTCGGCCGCTGCCGGCATCTTTACTCCAGAGATCCTGCGCACGATGGGTGATAACAACGAGAGGCCCGTGGTCTTTGCTTTGTCCAATCCCACCAGCAAGGCAGAGTGCACCGCCGAGGATGCCTACAAGCACACAGAT GCTCGCGTGATCTTCTCGTCGGGCTCTCCGTTCCCACCGGTCACAATGGGCGATAAGACCTACTATCCCGGTCAGGGCAACAATGCCTACATCTTTCCGGGCGTCGGCTTGGGCGTGATCTGCACGGGCACGCATCACATACCCGACGAAATGTTCCTCATTGCCGCCCAGGAGCTGGCCAACTTTGTGGAGCCCAGCGACATTGAGCGCGGATCGCTGTACCCGCCCCTGTCTAGCATCCGGGATGTGTCCATGAACATTGCCATTGGCGTGACCAAGTGCGCCTACGATAGAG GCCTGGCATCCACCTACCCGGAACCGCAGGACAAGCGCAAGTGGCTGGAAATGCAGCTGTACAACTTCAACTACGAGACCTCGATGCCGGCGACCTGGGTCTGGCCGCGGATGCCCTACATTAAGACTC GCGAAGAAAGCCCGCTCATTGCCGCCATCAAATAA